Genomic window (Salvelinus alpinus chromosome 26, SLU_Salpinus.1, whole genome shotgun sequence):
GCTTGTTGCACTGTAGAAATGTTTACATAATAACTGGCCACTGTTTCCAGGTTCTATATCTTCTGCTACTGCACACAATCTCTTATCAGGCCATTGTAAGGGTGTTGCACCCATCTGTggtccaccaccctctctctctctctctgccctcagcAGTCCCCTCTCTGTGCTGTGGTTTTGGGGAAAGTAATCACACTATTGTCATGTTGTTGCCTCATTCACCAGCAGATGACTTATAAAGGGTTTATCAGTGGCCACCGTATTTCAAGAAGCCGGAGTAGTAATAGATTAATTAGAATTTCACACAGTTATCCCTTGTTTAGAGccttgagatatgagaaatgaGATTTGAAGTCTCACTGAAATAGGTACCATTGTGTCATACCGGTCATTGAAAGAAGGACATAACTATACCATACCTGTTGTATCTATGAagtttttatttaaaaatgtttaatTGCAGAGGATGTATTCTAAAGCCCAGCGAAAGAAGACTACCGACTCTCCAACAGTAAAAACTGTTTCCAAACAAGAAGCTGAAGGTATGTTTCTATTGTAGTTTAGGGGAAAGTTACAGTATTTTTGACCATAACTCTCTAAACATGAATTCATTAACTTTTGGTCCGATACCTATTTCCAGAGTACTCTGATGACGGTGACGACGATGATGACgacgatgatgaggatgatgaaaaCGACGATAACAGCAAGCGCTATGAACCTCGACAGAAAAACGCGGTGGTTCGCTACCATGCGCCACTGGATGGTTGGTCCTTTTTACATTTGAATTCCGTAAAAAGCACATCCCAACTTATTACTCTTCACTGAACTAGAGCCTTCTGAGAAATGTTCTCTGTAAATTAGCGTAGTTtcaccaattcggtgccttttgagaagtgtaattTAGTAATAATTTAAAATGTGATGAAATCCTTTTTTTAACGTTGTTTAACGTCGACCTTCATCAGAGCAAATCTCCACAAACAATATTCTGATCTAGAAAGCAAAACTGagcctagatcaacactcctactctgaaGTGCTTGACTATGGGCAGGGAGATCAGTGCTTATCATGATGTTACTCCTCTCACTGTTTCATCTGTAGAATCCAGGAAACAGCCGCCCATGTTTTTCGACCGTCAGGCATCTTCCACTAGAGGGAGCTACCGCATCAGTGCCTCAGTGCCCAGGAGTGCCCACACCACCAGCCGAAGGAGTGGCAGGTCTCCACTGTTGCTCACCCTCCCACAGTATTCTACTTCACTGGCACTTTACCAATAGTCTTAGTCCATATGTATATTACATTggttttattgttatttttttaagaTCAAAATCTGTTTTAACCAAAATATattgtacactaccggtcaaaagttttagaacacctactcattcaatggtttttctttatttttactattttctacattgtagaataatagtgaagacatcaaaactatgaaaaaacacatatggaatcatttagtaacgaaaaacatgttaaacaaaaacagattcttcaaatagccacgccttgccttgatgacagctttgcacactcttgacatccccttaaccagcttcatgaggtagtcacctggaatgcatttcaattaacaggtgtgccttcttaaaagttaatttgtggaatttctttccttaatgcgtttgagccaatcagttgtgttgtgacaaggtaggggtgtacAGAATAcacccctatttggtaaaagaccaagtcattattatggcaagaacagctcaaataagcaaagagagatgacagtccatcattattttaaagcaaaaaccatcaagtgctatgacgaaactggctctcatgaggaccgtcacaggaatggaagacccagagttgcctctgctgcagagtataagttcattagagttaccactCTCAGAAATTGCATAATATATAATATTAttgcataatatatatatatatatatatatatatatatatattttgatatgtttaataattgttttggttactacatgattccatatgtgttatttcatagatttgatgtcttcactattattctacaatgtacaaaatagtaaaaataaagaaaaacccttgaatgagtagttctaaatcttttgaccggtagtgtagggtCCAATAAGGCTGTGTTTCATGTGTTGGGTCCTTGATGGTTCTGGTTGTTGTCTAAGGGCTGCTCTTGTAGGACGTTGTGAATATAGATTACTTTTAATGTTTTTCATCTCTTTTCTTGTTTCACTGTTTCAAACAACAGGAATGGGTCCATAGGCAGGTGAGTCTTTGGCACAATTTAAACAACTTAGGTCTCACATTTGCTATTGGGGACTGACGGCTTGGGAAGAGAGGAGCACCGTGAAGAAGTTTGTCCTTTCTTTGTCTCCTTACGGTTTGGTTTGACCCACAGGAGAAGGCATGCTTGGCACACCCAGGAAGCCAGCTCCTCTGATGAGGACGACTCCTCTGACGAGGAAGACGCAGAGCAAGAAGCCAAGAACAGGTCAGTTAACATGTCATCAGTTTGATACACTTTAACAGTTTTACTTGTCCCTATAATGGTAAAATGTTTAATTTAGTTCACAGATGACATCTCCGCTAGAAATTGGTACTACAGAAAGGATGAAACAATGTTTTGTTACATATTACATCATTTTTATACTGATCATCTGTTATTTGACATCACATATTATATTCGACACGATTCAATCCTATTTAAAGGATAATGAACATGCTAGAAAAAAGGGCCTGAGCAGACCAATGATTCCCCACTCTTGAATGTTTTTTGAACTGTGTCTATGACAACATGAGTGGTGGTCGTCGATGATGTAATAATAGACGAAGGTTCCAGCATGGTTTTCTAGTAATATCTCCTTGGTGAGGTTCATTGGGAGCCAGACCTTTTGGAGTGAACACATGATCTAGCTCATGAGTTTCTCCTATATGAGACTAACACAAGGAACAACATTAATATCTGGATTTTTAAATAAAATCTCAGTCTAATATTTTACACCAGCGGAATCCGGTGCGGTTTTGAGCTTTTGCTCAGAATAAGCTTGCCAAAACCGCAAATTTTGGGATCCCTCTCAGGTGTCTGCCTCTGAATTTGCGCAAAGAGGACATTTTGGGAATCCATAAGGACAGAATGAAGATGGGTGCGAGCCTGGCGGATGTCGACCCCATGGCGATTGACCAGTCGGTACGTTCTATCACAGTCAGCTGAATTTAAATGTGAAATGATTTTAAGctattttttttttgtatatatatctCAAAGTTGGTTTGCCTACATGCTATGGTCTTTAAAAGAACTGCCTGCTTCTTCTGTGTAATGTACcaaccctctctcttccctcaagGTGCGCTTTGACAGCGTTGGCGGTCTGACAAGCCACATCTCCGCCCTGAAAGAGATGGTAGTCTTCCCTCTGCTCTACCCAGAGGTGTTTGAGAAATTCAAGATCCAGCCCCCAAGGTGAGCACTTGTTTTAGGGTTGAAAAGCTAACATACTTTATTGGGTAACTAGCAGTTGATTTACATTATCTTGGATAGCTGACAATAATGACATAGGAAATAGCTTATGACTCGATGAGGAACTTACTTGGGTGAGCAACTAGAATGGATCCTGTCAATGGATTTAAGCCCCACCCCCAATCCTAATCACAGCCTTATCCACTCATTTAATTGGCTCTTGGATCAGTTGTGTCCTTTGCAAGGATCCATTCTAAGACAATCCCTGTTGTCTATTGCAGGGGCTGCCTGTTCTATGGTCCCCCGGGTACGGGGAAGACCCTGGTGGCCAGAGCGCTGGCCAACGAGTGCAGCCAGGGGGACAGGAAGGTGGCCTTCTTCATGAGGAAGGGGGCCGACTGCTTGAGCAAGTGGGTGGGCGAGTCGGAACGCCAGCTCAGGCTGCTCTTTGACCAAGTAAAGTACATTTCCTCATACAACACACTGGAGATCATTCATGTAATTATCAGTGCATTCAGTTTTTGTGAGGCAAATACTAGACTCAATGGTCTATCAGAATTTCCTGCTCAAGTCACTATTGGTCTCTTGTTGTAACTCTGCAAAGTGAAATGCAAGGGTGGCTGGCTATACAGTGTTTTAGGGTAATGCCTATTAAATAGGGATGTACTTGCACTGACCGCAAGACTCATTATTTGTACCCACAGGCCTACCAGATGCGGCCAGCCATTATCTTCTTTGATGAAATTGATGGGCTGGCTCCGGTGCGCTCCAGTCGCCAAGACCAGATACACAGGTGAGACATTTCAGCCATTCTCATTTCACACCAGTGAAGTCACTACTTACAGAGACTTACCCTTGATTGCACCTGCATGCAACATTGTGTACTCCCCCCTTGTGGTTCCTTCCTGCAGTTCCATCGTGTCCACCCTGCTGGCCCTGATGGATGGCCTGGATAGCCGAGGAGAGGTGGTGGTGATCGGAGCCACCAACCGACTGGACTCCATCGACCCCGCCCTCAGACGCCCCGGACGCTTCGACAGGGAGTTCCTCTTTGGCCTCCCTGATCGCGAGGTAAGACTGATCCCCGGTgggtgggttggggggggggggagaatcaTCACTTGAGTTgatatgtgtgcatgtgtaacTCCAATGTTTATCTGACTCTTCCACTGAAATCAGAGACCTACGTGCATTTATGTTTCATTTGTGTGCTTTACCTTTTAATTTCTTTCTCCAACTTCAGTCCCGGAAAGATATCCTAAAGATTCACACCAGACAGTGGAATCCTACACCCTCCGATCCTTTCCTGGAAGAGTTGGCTGATAAATGTGTCGGTAGGTGATTCATGTATACCAAATCAACTCTAGCGTTGGGGAAGTCAAAATTTCACACTAATTGTAAGAACAAAAAGGACTATGTAATTTTGTTGTCTCATAATATTCAGACAGATTCACCACAATTCATCTATCGATTTAACACAGTTCCACAGTCAATCCTACACATGCCACGTATTAACCGCAACGTCTTCCCCCTCTGTACCCCAGGCTACTGCGGCGCCGACATCAAGGCGGTGTGCGCCGAGGCGGCCCTCTGCGCGCTGCGCCGCCGTTACCCCCAGATCTACAGCACGTCCCAGAAGCTCCTGCTGGATGTGGGCTCCATCAACATCAACAGTCAGGACTTTGTGGCCGCCGTGAGGAAGATGGTGCCAGCCTCCCAGAGGGCCGTGTCGTCCCCTGCCAAGGCCCTGACCCCCGTGGTCACGCCCCTGCTGGGCAACGAACTCACCAACGTGCTGGATGCACTGCAGAAGGTCTTCCCCCACGCCGAGCAGGGCCTCAAGAGGAAGAGGGACACAGGTGGGTCCGGGTCGCGGTTCAGTTTGGTCTGAGAACACAGTCACGGTCGTTAttttgtgctgtcttgccgactcctatggtcattgtcatgccaatgttggctatacagcacaaacagatgtgggaccaggctaggtCACTGTTAGAGTGGATTGTTGGTTAAGTTCAGTTGATGCAACTTCTCAATCAACTTTTTCCTTTGGTCAGATCTGACAGCCAGCATTCTGGAGGATGACCTCATGTACAGTGGGGATGAGGGCCCCTCATCCAATAATTCCATCACCAAACAGACCACCACCAAAGGGAGCTTCCTCCATTTTGCCAGGTAAGGTATAGCCTACCTATAAGACGTAGATACATTTTAACCTTAAATAAACCCCCTATTCTCGTTGTTTCCGTTCATAATCACATCCCGGAGTCTCCATTCGCTTCACCTCTCGCCTCCTGTTCCAGGAGTGCGACCTGCCACCCCACCACCTACCGGCCCAGGCTGCTGCTGGCTGGGCGTCCCGGGGCGGGTCAGAGCTCCCACCTGGCCCCCGCCGTGCTCCACGCCCTGGAGAAGTTCACCGTCTACACCCTGGACATGGCCGTGCTGTTTGGAGTCAGCTGCACCTCCCCCGAGGAGGCCTGTGCTCAGGTACTGGCTGAACCGAATGTAGTCTTTTAGAAGTGAAATGTTAACATGCTCCTCTCATTTGTGGTGCAGAGAACTATAGCCCCAGAGTTGACTTCAATGTAGAAAGGCTAACTCCATCAAGCACATAATTACTAAGTCAAGTGCAGCAAGATTGGTTGGTGAGTGATAGTGTCGGTGACCTCTCGCCCTGCCTGCCCCAGGTGTTCTGCGAGGCCAAGCGGACCTCCCCCAGCATCCTGTACATCCCCCACATCCAGCAGTGGTGGGACACGGTTGGCCTGGCCCTCAAGGCCACCTTCCTCAGCCTGTTGCAGGAcatcccctccttctcccccatcATGCTGCTGGCCACCAGCAACGTAGCTCACCACGACTTGGCCGACGAGGTAGGTCTTACCTGGGCCTTCCCCACCATACATCACAAGTACTGTAGAGGAGTGGTATGTGTACCTTACTGGGCTACTCAACCCATTAAAaaaatttaattttaatttttttacattcaGTTAATACTCTTTGTAGAGGTGAAGGCCCTAAATGGTCACTGAGGTAACTATTCAACAATTTGTCTCTCGCAGATCCAGACTCTGTTCCGGTTGGAGTATGGAGAAGTGCACTCTATCCAAATTCCCACCCAGCAGGAGAGAAGGAAGTTCTTTGAGAATCTCATCCTTAGCCAGGCTGCCAGGGCACCTGCTTCCAAGAAGAAAGCCTGTAAGTACAAGACACGTATACCTTTTGATAATCACTTGGTATAATTGCTGTTTGTGTCCCATCTCCATTTgaaccctcctcctcctttacCCGCTCTGCCTCGCCCACCTCAGTGATGCATGCCATGGAGGTGCTCCCCCttgcccctcctcctccccccaggCAGATGAGTGAGAGGGAGCGTCTGCGTCTGGAGGAGCAGGAAGAGGACACACTCAGGGAGCTGAGGCTGTTCCTGCGCAACGTCACCGAGCGCCTCTCCCAGGACAAGCGCTTCAAGGCCTTCACTAAGCCTGTGGACATCGAAGAGGTAGGGAGAGAACACCGAAAAAGAGAGCGGAACAAGGAAGGAAGATGGGGTGTTGTAGTccaggggacattgccctgtgtagggtgccatctttcgGATGGGGCGTTAAATTGGtggcctgactctctgtggtcactaaagatcccatggtactTATTGTAAgaataggggtgttaaccccggtgtcctggaaAACATCTCAATCTGGCCCTCATTCCATCATGGCCAtcatcatccccagcttccaattggctcattcacccccccctgtaactattccccaggtcgttgctttaaatgagaatatgttctcagtgaatttacctggtaaaataaataaatgcaaatAGTCAAGATTACTTTTACTCTAATGTAAGTTGAATGGCCCAAACTTAGTCAATACTAAACTAGCGAGTCTGAATACAAGTACATACAGTCTAAGTGAGCTGTGGTTCCTTGGGCTGCACTGTTATCACCTCAGATCTGTAGCCTCTCTCCTTTACCGACACGCTCATCCAAAACAACCTATCAGAGTGGTATTGTGTCCCCCATCTTATCAATGGTTTGTGTTCTTCTCTCACCAGGTTCCTGACTATATTAAGGTGATCAGGCATCCCATGGACCTCTCCACTGTACTGTCCAAGGTCGACCTCCACAAGTACGTGACCGTCAGGGAGTTTGTCAACGACGTGGACCTGATCTGGAAGAACGCCCTGGAGTACAACCCTGACAGCGACCCATCTGGTATACCTACAATCATCTCCAGCTCATTCAACTGAATGCTGCTATTATTATTAAATGATAACTGAAATGTAattctagcctggttccagatctgatTTCCGCTGTCTTGCCAATGACCggaggagttggcaagacattacaaacagatctgggaccaagcttATCTTACTCCATTGAGTAAACTAACAAAAACTAATGTAGCAATCTCCCTTCTCGTTGTTCCGCTGCAGTTAGTCGGCCCCGTGGATGACAAGGCCCCCTACCGATGTACCTTTGTcatcaatgtctctctctctctctttgtgtttccAGATCGTCAGATTCGTCACCGGGCTTGTGCCCTGAAGGACACGACCCACGCCATCATCCGTGACGAACTGGACGAGGACTTTAACAGGATCTGTGAGCAGATCAGAGAGTCACGCAACAAGAGAGGTAATAACGTTGCCGTATTGCTGGGATTTAAAAGCTACAGTAGTAACATCTAGGTAACACTTTATttagatagtccatctgtagatgctctacagatggactatcagtaacatttcaactaactatctcctaacccttattctaaacctaaaccCAACCGTagccttagcaagcagttgcttatcaacagatcgTTTGTTGATAGtattcaaataaagtgtgaccaacCACTCTCCAGACGAGTTCAGCTAGTTATTGTTTCAGTGTCTAGTGTCAGCTTCTTGAACTATTTGTCCAGTGATGAGATGAACCCTCTCTTATTTTCCCAGAAACATCTTGGTTTTCATTGACAAAGCGAATAACATGTTAATGTCTGCTAACAGGGTGCACGTCATCAAAGTTCGCCCCCTCTTACTACCAGACCTTGCCCAGAGAGGAAGGGTTCGCAGAGTCCAAGAGGCCAGGTGGTAACACTGGCAAAGACGCCAGCACCCCGTTCACTGCCAACACCCCACGGCCCGCACGTAAGTCTCACCATTCTACTTCTTAACTGTTTATTGGTAGGTTATTTGTTACAGAGCAGAGGAACATCCAGTGGAAATGAcatgccttcagaatgtattcatccttgacttattccacattttgttgtattacagcctgaattcaaaatggattaaataaacttctcaccaatctacacacaataccccataatgacaaagtgaaaacatgtttttagaaatgtattgaaaattaaatgcagaaatatatcatttacaataagtattcacacccctgagtcaatactttgtagaagcacctttgacagcgattataGCTGTTAATTTTTCTGGGTTAGTCTttttaagagctttccacatctggattgtgaaacatttgcccatttttattattttcaaatttcatcaagctctgtcaaattgcttGTTGAtcgttgctaaacaaccatttttcagattttaagtcaaaactgtaactcgaccactccggaacattcactgtcttcttggtaagcagctccagtgtagatttggccttgtgttttaagttattgtcctgctgaaaggtgaattaatctcccagtgtctggtggaaagcagattgaaccaggttttctactaggattttgcctgtgcttagctccagttAGTTTATTTTTTTTCCTGTAATACTCtgcagtccttaacgattacaagcttacacataacatgatgcagccaaaactatgcttgaaaatatggaggggggaactcagtaatgtattgtattggattggatttgccccaaacataa
Coding sequences:
- the LOC139555402 gene encoding ATPase family AAA domain-containing protein 2-like, coding for MVIIRRISDADQSTNQKSSQPDADFQSPQNLPRKSARLTKGYVGENDRHIISLEELNGQTPDNGRPVRKITRVLTWLQFGTVTDFSGKMLTFDGHWHTGEVCSSRMNPGFWRCVGEQFADVNVVNSPMVAFLPRKSPRFQVNGASEDDQTAVPEGSPRPGGSQGVVRRSTRTTRDQQSMIYDCLITNTAEAVLHKIDDMKMCRHLKNSKQSRMYSKAQRKKTTDSPTVKTVSKQEAEEYSDDGDDDDDDDDEDDENDDNSKRYEPRQKNAVVRYHAPLDESRKQPPMFFDRQASSTRGSYRISASVPRSAHTTSRRSGRNGSIGRRRHAWHTQEASSSDEDDSSDEEDAEQEAKNRCLPLNLRKEDILGIHKDRMKMGASLADVDPMAIDQSVRFDSVGGLTSHISALKEMVVFPLLYPEVFEKFKIQPPRGCLFYGPPGTGKTLVARALANECSQGDRKVAFFMRKGADCLSKWVGESERQLRLLFDQAYQMRPAIIFFDEIDGLAPVRSSRQDQIHSSIVSTLLALMDGLDSRGEVVVIGATNRLDSIDPALRRPGRFDREFLFGLPDRESRKDILKIHTRQWNPTPSDPFLEELADKCVGYCGADIKAVCAEAALCALRRRYPQIYSTSQKLLLDVGSININSQDFVAAVRKMVPASQRAVSSPAKALTPVVTPLLGNELTNVLDALQKVFPHAEQGLKRKRDTDLTASILEDDLMYSGDEGPSSNNSITKQTTTKGSFLHFARSATCHPTTYRPRLLLAGRPGAGQSSHLAPAVLHALEKFTVYTLDMAVLFGVSCTSPEEACAQVFCEAKRTSPSILYIPHIQQWWDTVGLALKATFLSLLQDIPSFSPIMLLATSNVAHHDLADEIQTLFRLEYGEVHSIQIPTQQERRKFFENLILSQAARAPASKKKALMHAMEVLPLAPPPPPRQMSERERLRLEEQEEDTLRELRLFLRNVTERLSQDKRFKAFTKPVDIEEVPDYIKVIRHPMDLSTVLSKVDLHKYVTVREFVNDVDLIWKNALEYNPDSDPSDRQIRHRACALKDTTHAIIRDELDEDFNRICEQIRESRNKRGCTSSKFAPSYYQTLPREEGFAESKRPGGNTGKDASTPFTANTPRPAQRRVTRASRTLVQQQQQLIDVDKALEILTQKTPQLVVDHDKLKELLKRAVSKTEGYEVHQLEKLYALLCQSIYRYRKNFDKTELVQEMKRDIDNFS